The region ATGGGCTGGAGCTGGCCGGTCCGCTGGAGGCTGGCCGAAAGCTGGGCGATGGACTCTTCGGAGAAGTACTTCCGCGGCTGGTCCGGGTCGGGGGCGATCCGGTCGATCTCCATGTGCCCCGCGAGGCGGTCCCGCGTCCGACCCTCCTCGGGGCTGGCCGACGGGATGCCGCCCGGAGCGGCGACGGCGGCCTGCGGCTCGGAAGCGATGAGCCTCACACCTAGGCTCTCCTTCATGTTGCCGGCCAGCCGGCTGGCGAGTTTCTCGGCTCGGCTCATGTTCATGCTCATGACGCCACCTTCCTGTTCTCCTGGACGACGACGCGGTTCTCGAAATGGAGGAACTCGGGCGGCCTGGAACGCGCCGCAGGGATCCGCCTTAAGATCTCCTCGGCGATGGCGCCGATCTCCTTGGCCGCGGCGCACTTGGGCCGGAGGAAATGGATCGGCACCCGCTCGGAGATCGCCTCCTTGAAGTCCTTCTTCTGGGTCAGATTCATCTCGAAGACCTGCTCGCCGTAAAGGCTGCGTAGCTGCTGTTCGTAGGCGTCGTGCAGGGCGAGCTTCTGCCGGAGCGTGACCAGGTAGCCCAGCATCCGCAGGTTCGGGTTGTATTTCTGCAGGGCGAGGTCGATCGCCCTCTGCACGTAGACGATGCCTTGGGCTCCGAAGTCCTCGGGCTGGATGGGGACCATCACGAAGTCGGCGGCGAGCAGCGCGTTCCAGCTGCAGAGGTGCAAGTTGGGGGGGCAGTCGATGAGGACCACGTCGAAGCGGCCCTCGACCTCCCTGAGGAAGCTCTTCACCGCCGTCTGGAGCGGCCCCGCCTCGGTCGGCCTGGGTGTATTGAAGTCGTCGAGGGCGTTGGCCCCTGGGAGAATCGTAATGCCCTCGCACGGCGTCGGGACGAGGATCTCGTCTGGGTCGGGGTCGTAGGCGTCGTCGAATAACGCGACGATCGACCGGCCCCGCGGAACCGCCTCGGTCGCCTCGGGCCCGAAGAACCCCTGGGTCAGGCTCGCCTGGGGGTCCATGTCGACAAGCAGGACCCTCAAACCCATCTTCGCGAAAGCCCCGGAGAGCTGGTGGGTCGTGCCGGTCTTCCCGCAGCCTCCCTTCCGGTTCACGAGGCAGATCTTGAACGGTGTCGCTTCCATGCCGCATCCTCTCATTTTCGAGCGTGTTTCCCGGGGAAACCCAGGCGACGATCCCTCGGTTTCCCCGGGAAACCGGCGCTGACGCCATAGAGATCGGGATTCCGGCCCCCTCCCCTTTCGAGGAAGTTTACCGGGGAAACACTCCGCACACGGCGGGGATGCTACGATCGAAACCAGCGCCAGGGCAACCCCCGATTCGCGGCCCTCGGCAGGGCCGGGTCGGCCTCCCGACGGCCGCTGCGAGAAGCCCCCTCGGCCGGCCCTGGCAATGAAGTCGGCCCGGGCTGGGGGCAAGGCCCTTCCATCGGAAAAGGACGGTGCCGCGCCGAATCCTGGGGCGATCCGGCCTACTCCGCGTTCTCCTCGGCCGGCAGCCCGAGTTTGCTACGGACGTGCCGGTCCCGGATGAATCCCCACATGGCCTCCGCGAACGGCCCCCGCTTGCTCTCCACCTCGCGATAGACCTTAAGCTGGTCAGGGTCGGCGTTCGCAAGGGCCTCCGCCCGGAAGGCTTCCCTCTCGTCTGCGGAGAGTTCGGTCCAGTATAGCTGGACCATCGCCCTCTCCTTTTCGCGTCGCCTGGCCAGTTCCTGCTTTCGCCTGGCCTCGGCCTGCTCCCGCCTCCTGCGCTCGAGCTCGGATTTCTGCCGCTCGGCCTTCTCGGCCTTCGAGACGAACCCATCGGGCCGGGCGTAGTCGTCGCGGACGGCCTGGGCGAGATACGCGCCGAGGTCGACGATCTTTCGTCTCCCCTTCTTCTTCACCCAGTCGACCTGTTCGATCTGAAGCTGGATCCGCGATTCGGGGTATCCGGCGACCAGCTCCCTCGCGA is a window of Planctomyces sp. SH-PL62 DNA encoding:
- a CDS encoding ParA family protein, whose product is MEATPFKICLVNRKGGCGKTGTTHQLSGAFAKMGLRVLLVDMDPQASLTQGFFGPEATEAVPRGRSIVALFDDAYDPDPDEILVPTPCEGITILPGANALDDFNTPRPTEAGPLQTAVKSFLREVEGRFDVVLIDCPPNLHLCSWNALLAADFVMVPIQPEDFGAQGIVYVQRAIDLALQKYNPNLRMLGYLVTLRQKLALHDAYEQQLRSLYGEQVFEMNLTQKKDFKEAISERVPIHFLRPKCAAAKEIGAIAEEILRRIPAARSRPPEFLHFENRVVVQENRKVAS